One Notolabrus celidotus isolate fNotCel1 chromosome 18, fNotCel1.pri, whole genome shotgun sequence DNA window includes the following coding sequences:
- the LOC117830535 gene encoding uncharacterized protein LOC117830535, with protein sequence MNPAGVLLFFSVSLCAAQRQKTPKKGELDFRNEGFRMNPAGVLLFFSVSLCAAQRQKTPKKGELDFRNEAEKGNNRACANLTLVLDNWKYAIMTQVKDLLLHDHSTVLPDYGRIQPLSDALGDLYSEFNTLKERLSELTSNFDRVESFVDDVRSGRKTSAPRGKPGAPGSLQGETGAAGTDAGGQPQRRRTRVVVRRVKIPVGSRV encoded by the exons ATGAATCCTGCAGGAGTTTTGCTCTTCTTCTCGGTGAGTCTGTGTGCggctcagagacagaaaacaccaAAGAAAGGAGAGCTGGACTTCAGGAACGAAG GTTTCAGGATGAATCCTGCAGGAGTTTTGCTCTTCTTCTCGGTGAGTCTGTGTGCggctcagagacagaaaacaccaAAGAAAGGAGAGCTGGACTTCAGGAACGAAG cagagaaaggGAACAACAGAGCATGTGCAAACCTCACGCTGGTTTTAGACAACTGGAAGTACGCCATCATGACTCAGGTCAAAGATCTGCTGCTGCACGACCACAGCACTGTGCTGCCCGACTATGGAAG GATCCAGCCTCTGTCTGACGCTCTGGGAGATCTCTACAGCGAGTTCAACACCCTGAAGGAGCGCCTCTCTGAGCTCACCTCAAACTTTGACAGAGTGGAGTCGTTCGTGGACGATGTGAGATCAGGGAGGAAGACTTCAGCGCCTCGAGGTAAACCAGGAGCTCCAGGATCACTGCAAGGAGAGACAGGGGCTGCTGGGACTGATGCAGGAGGTCAgcctcagaggaggaggaccagGGTCGTTGTCCGGAGGGTGAAGATACCTGTAGGGTCACGGGTCTGA